The Nocardioides ginsengisegetis region CGACCTGGGGAGGGGCGATCGTGGTGACGCGTGTGCGCGTGCCGTCGTACCGGCCGAAGCCGACGCGCCAGCAGCGCCTGGCCTACGGCGGGGTGCTCTTCGGCGCCGCCTCCTTCCTGACCGTGCTGGCCCTGCAGCCGCAGCTCGTGACGCAGGCGGGCCGGCAGCTGACCGACCTCGTCCGTGAGGTCCCGGTCGCATCCGGGCCGCTCCCCGGCACGGTGCTCGAGCGCCTTCCGCGCCCGCACGCGCAGGCTCCTGCGCCAGGACCTGCCACCACGACCCCCGCCGCGCCCTCGGCTCCCGCGACCTCGACGTCCTCGGGCGGGACCGCGAGCGGTCACGCGGCGCACTTCGTGGGCAGTCCGGCCACGGGCGGCCACGCGCCCGGAGGCCACCCCTCACCCCCGACTTCGCCCGTGCCCGGCAACGGCCACACGGCCGGGCCGATCACCGGGGTCATCCACCCGCCGGTCGTGATCGTCGCTGATGGCGTCGACCAGGCGACCGGTGGCGCCAGCTCGCCGGTCACCGGACCCGCCGTGCAGGTGGTCGACGGCGCCACGGGGGCGCTCGACGGCGCCCTGGGCGGCGGCCACGGGCACGGTCACGCCTACGGCCACACCAAGCCCGGGTCGAAGCACGAGTCGAAGCACGGCTCCAAGCACGGCTCCAAGCACGGCTCCAAGCACGAGGCCAAGCACGAGGCCAAGCACGGGCACAAGACCGGGCACGCCAAGCACGGGAAGCACGCCCAGCACTGACCCGTCCCCAGGATTCGGGGCGCCAGGGGTGCCCCGGGTCGCTAGCGTGCAGGGATGCGCATCGTCGTCCTGGGCGCGGGCTTCGGGGGCCTCGAGATCGCCAGTCGCCTGTCCGCGGAGTTCGGTGACGCCCTCGACCTGGTCCTGGTCGACCGGGCCGACGCGTTCGTCTTCGGCTTCAGCAAGCTCGACGTGATGTTCGGCCGGACGACCGCCGAGCACGTCGTGCACCGCTACGGCGACGTGGTGCGGCCCGGGGTCCGGTTCGTGCAGGCGAGCGTGCGCGCGATCGACCCGGTGGCGCGCCGGGTGGTGACCGACGACGAGGTGCTCGAGGCCGACGTGCTGGTGATCGCGCTGGGCGCGGACCTGCATCCCGAGGCGACGCCCGGCCTGGTCGAGGGCGGCCACGAGTTCTACACGGTGGAGGGCGCGTTCGCGGTCCGCGAGGTCCTGGAGCGCTTCGAGGGCGGCCGCGTCGTGGTGGCCGTGACGTCCACCCCGTTCAAGTGCCCGCCGGCTCCCAGTGAGACCGCCTTCCTCGTGCACGACCTGCTCGAGCGACGCGGCCTGCTCGACCGCTCGGAGGTGTCGCTGGTGATGCCGCTGCCGGCGCCGATCCCGCCGTCGCCCCAGGCCTCGCGGGCGATCCTCACGGCGTTCGCGGAGCGCGGCATCGCCTGGCACCCCGAGACGCTGGTCCACAGCATCGACCCGGCGCGGAAGGTCGCGGTCCTCACCGACGGCGGCGAGCTGCCGTTCGACCTGCTCCTGGCCGTCCCCGTGCACCGCGCGCCGGCGGTCGTCGTCGAGGCCGGGCTGACCCAGGACGGCTGGGTGCCCGTGGACCCGTTCACGCTCGAGACCCGCTTCCCCGACGTCTACGCCGTGGGCGACGTGACCAGTGTCGGGACGCCCAAGGCGGGCGTCTTCGCCGAGGGTCAGGCGGCGGTCGTGGCGGACGCGATCGCCGCACGGATGCGCTCCGACAGCGCCGGAGCGACGTACGACGGGCGCGGGA contains the following coding sequences:
- a CDS encoding NAD(P)/FAD-dependent oxidoreductase, with the protein product MRIVVLGAGFGGLEIASRLSAEFGDALDLVLVDRADAFVFGFSKLDVMFGRTTAEHVVHRYGDVVRPGVRFVQASVRAIDPVARRVVTDDEVLEADVLVIALGADLHPEATPGLVEGGHEFYTVEGAFAVREVLERFEGGRVVVAVTSTPFKCPPAPSETAFLVHDLLERRGLLDRSEVSLVMPLPAPIPPSPQASRAILTAFAERGIAWHPETLVHSIDPARKVAVLTDGGELPFDLLLAVPVHRAPAVVVEAGLTQDGWVPVDPFTLETRFPDVYAVGDVTSVGTPKAGVFAEGQAAVVADAIAARMRSDSAGATYDGRGICYLELGHDEVARVEVVFRPGEMPVGALEGPTPELAADKAAFGAERVQRWFGRSWEQLAR